Part of the Lotus japonicus ecotype B-129 chromosome 6, LjGifu_v1.2 genome, aaaatgaaggaaaattatttttatttaacttaaATGATTAAAGTGACATCGTTAAAATTTTATTAGTTTAGAGTGCATGCATAAATTCTCTACAATTTTGAcgaatcaaaattaaactcattatTTAATATACAAATCATACTTCATctatttctataaaaaaaaatacgcATATTAGAAAAtgtaattaatattgttaactttttaaagtaaattatttatttttctagtttattcTTTGAAGTGTACTTTTATCTCTTCTCATAAAATTattatatggaaaaacatcagttAATGCTTCATTCAAACTCTAAGTAGCAGAGGCGGAGCCACCGCGGTGGCTCACCAAGGTTGCCGCCCCCGCATATTTTCAACTTTCACGCGATATTATCTTTATTTCTCTTATAACCCATGCAGTAAAGTAAATACACACACTGAGGTAACTCCAAACACAAAAAACAAGGTGGCGTAGTAGTTAGTTTGTTAATTTTTCTTCTACTTGTAAAAAGTTAGTGAAAGAATATATGCTAACAGAAAAAATAGAGTGTAAATGAATTAACCTCTTATAAAATGAGCGTTTGGTTCCTCTAAAATGAAGGAACTCACTTAGATTTTAAGTAAGCATCACGGCCATTGATTGAATTATTGTATggactttttcaaaaataagTAATCTATATCAATGATAATGATTATGATGTTTACTTTATGCTCTAAAATAAATGCCGTAAATTTAGAGGTATCAAATCCATAAATTGACGGGGTGTTAACAAATTCTATGAATAGTTAATGACGGGGTGTTATGTACAGCCCGGTGTCCAGTTtaataagaagaaaaaggagaaagagggagaggagaagaaggaaaagGAGGAGCAGTGTTGGTTGAACAAGAAGCAGCTCATCATCCTTACGCGTTTCATGTCTCAGGCCCTCGCAATTTGGCCAACCTTAACTGGAGAGACCCTATCAGTTCCAGCTGGTGAGTACCCATTTCATCTCTTGTTTGATCTTACTGATTCTGGGGTGAATTATCAATGCTATGACTCTGATTCATTTTTTACGTTGATAGCATAATGGGGTTTTGGATTTGAGCGTCAAGTTGCAAAATTGATCAACTGGGTATACAGGGtatttgaatttagggtttctgGATGAAGGAGGTGACATGAAATTAAGAAGATAGCTAGATTTACCAACTGGGTTTTGTTAGTTGTGGATAATCTTTGGTGGGTTGTTAGGATGTTAGAGATATAAATGATAGAATTAGATGGTGGCTTCATTTACTGGTTggtgatcatcatcatcataattTGTCTTTTTGGTAAGTATAAGTATCCTTCTTCCATCATTTTTAGATTAAACACActcactctttctttctttctttctttctttgagtttaaattaaataattaaagctTCTCATATATAActtcttatattatatattcttCTTTTATTGATGATGTACATGTCTTGTGAAACAGAGAAATACAATGGTAACCATTTCGGCTTCTCACACTGTCCCTCCGAATCAACCAACTCCACACTGTCATTTATGGCTGTCCGATATGGACCAAGTGTCGCGTCAACGCCACACACCCCTTGTCTACATCTACAAAGCAAAACACGACCAGTATTGCATAGAGAGGATGAAGGACTCTCTTAGCAAGATTCTAGTTCACTACTATCCTGTTGCTGGCCGTTTTAGCTTCACTGAAAATGGTCGAATGGAAATCAATTGTAACGCCAAAGGGGTCATCTTGCTTGAAGCCGAAACAGAAAAAACAATGGCTGATTTTGGAGACTTTTCACCCTCTGACTCCACCAAGGAACTTGTTCCAACAATTGATTACAACCATCCTATTGAGGAGCTTCCACTGTTAGCAGTGCAGCTCACAAGATTCAATGGTGGTGAAGGGGGCCTTGCTGTTGGGGTTGCTTGGGTCCACACTTTGTCTGATGGGCTTGGTTGCACCCGTTTCTTCAATTCATGGGCGAAGATAGCACGAGGGGACACACTCGAGCCCCATGAAATGCCCTTTTTAGATCGAACATTACTCAAATTCTCACACACCCCTTTGGCACCACGTTTTGAACACAAAGAGTTGAAACCTCTGCCACTTATTCTAGGAAGCTCTGATGATTGCAGTGCTAAAAAGAGTAAAAAAGTAACAACTGCATTGTTTAGACTCACGTCAGAACAAGTTGAGAAGCTGAAGAAGGAGGCGAATGGTGATATTCCAGAAGGGTCAAGACCTTATAGCAGATTTGAAGTTATTGGTGCGCATATATGGAGATGTGCATCCAAGGCTGGTGCGTTTGATCAAAATCAACCAAGTGTGATTCGATTCAATGCTGAAAATCGTGGTAGAATGGTTCCACCCCTACCTAGAAATTATTTTGGGAACGCTCTAACACAAACAGCAGCAACAGGTTATGTTGGGGAAATCACATCAAAGCCGTTGAGCCATGTTGCACAGAAGATAAGGGAAGCAGTTGAGGTGGTGAATGATGAGTACATAAGGTCACAGATTGATGTTATAAGGTGTCAGAAGCATTTGGATGATGCAACGGCTTTGTTTTCTCCATTTAGTGGGAATCAAAATCCTAATCTTCTTTTCACAAGCTGGATGAGCATGCCGATGTATGAAGCTGATTTTGGAAAGGGAAAACCTGTATACTTTGGCCTAGCATATGTGTCCTCTCATGATAGGGCATACATTTTTCTTAGTCCAGATGGGGATGGCTCTGTAATTGTGTCGATGTTCTTCCAAATGTCAAACATGCAACTTTTCAAGGAATTCTTCTACGCTGATATATCCACCTTTGGTGGAACCACACTACCGTCTAGGCTATGAAATTTCTCACACATCACAACAACTGTTGTCTTCAGTTTTTTGTGTGTTTGTTTTACGTGTGTTCTGTAATTTCCTGTGTGTTCAATAAATCTACTTAACCATGTAGAAGAACTTAGAGATTCAAATTGTGTGATGTTCTGTAATTTACTGCCTATATATATTGTTCTACATGTGCTTTCATTTCATACATTCACACTcacattctttctcattttccaTTCTAGTTTATGTTTTGTTCGAGAAAAAATTTACATAATTTCCTACTCGAACTGAGTCCATTGCTATAGAAACTTGTTATCGGATCCATTAAATAAAGGTTGAGCTGTTGGAGTCTTAAAAATAAACAGGGACCGATTGAAAATGATTTCTTTTAATtagatttttctttaaaatacagagacaaaaacatatttaagttaATAAGGGTCCGCCTACTATACACCAGTTTTTTATTGTGTTAAGTTACACAACCCAAAAATAGTTCTTAGTTTTAGCAAATCTATTCTACTCGCAAGAgttctgagtctctccttgatgctctaGTCTAATTAGTCATCTATTGATGCCTCACATAGACAACACTCTCAAGTCAAAGGATAGACACAATTCCTTGCCAACCTACACAATTGCTcaaggcactaagcatgcaattccgACCAACAAACCCCGACTCTTCCTCTATttctagtagcaagcatagaaggggtaatcccacaacaaatctctaatctataacaaacttccgttatgATTATAACAGATCCCTAGTCTGCATTAGCTGAGCAATGATTTGAGGATGACACGTATGAAAGAAGGTTGGGAGAGTGATTGTGGTAGTAGATTAATTCTGGGAGTGACACATCAGCAAAGTCTCTCAtagtgattttgttttataaagtatatagatgttaccttttttaaaaattttcatGAGAAGTGTTAACATATTTCATTCAAgccatgttttattttttttccctcttgttgctttcaaaatattatataaatttgtttttattttttaagctAAACAAATCAGGAAGGGATCTTGTCAGCTTAAATAACATGTCTCGTGTCTTGTACTTTTACTTAAAAATTGTTAGGGAGAAAACCTAATTACCGGCAATGTTTGTAtttaattgagttttttttttggtacagataTTTATTTGAGTTGAATATGCAATTTGATTCGTATCCATTAAACATTTTCATATATCTTGGCCAACGAAAATGATGGATTCAATTTGACACGgtcgatcaaatcttgatctccATCAATTGCAACTGATCAGGAGGATCACGAGAGCGGGGCTGCCAGGCGGAGGGTTGGAACTGATTGCGCTGGAAGGGCAGAACagacccgggaggggctcctgcaagggactccaatgccaaagtaAGTAAGGGGATCGAGTAAAGGGTGGAAAAGTGAAGAAGATAATGTACCTTAGCATGAGTGAGTTGCCCCCTTTATATACACGTTGGagtattagggttggagccatgctaCGTCATGCATGGCCCGTACTGGTGGGTTAAGGGCTGTTGGATCCTCCTGCTCTCCCTGCGGTTTGCAGTGATCCAATGGCCTAGGTTACTTAGGGACCCACCATCCAACCACCCTAGTTTTGtagggtggttggcctaggtcaacctctAGGTGGTGGGGCCCATATCCCCGGGCCAGGGGAGAGTGCTGTCCTGCTCGAGGTCGGGTCCACTCGGGTGACACCCTTCCCTGGTCGTCCCACTCGGGTGGCACCCTTCCCTGGTCGGGTCTACTCGGGTGACACCCTTCCCTGGTCGTCCCTCTCGGGTGGCACCCTTCCCTGGTCGGGTCCACTCGGGTGACACCCTTCCCTGGTCGTCCCACTCGGGTGACACCCATCCCTGGTCGTCCCAGAACAGTAGCCCCCCAGCTCTAGTCCACTGAAGTAGTGGGCTAGAAGCTTCAGGTCAGGTTCTCGTGAATTTCCCTACGTCCTTGAGGCCGGTACCTGCCAACCCTCACCGGAACAGTTGCCCCCCAGCTCTGCCTCTCTGCATGAGTGAGGCGTGAGCTTCAGAATTTGTACGGACGGTCGTCGCCCCCATGGTCTTGGGACGGTTCTGCTGGACGATCGGAACCTCCCCATGACCTTGGGACGGTGTAGGGGGACGATCGGCACCCCCCAATGGCCTTAGGACGGCGAGGTGGTCCCGAATTCCAAACGTTACGCAACAGTAACATGAAGCGACGTTTTGGCAGTGCCATTAATGCGTCTGACAAGAAGTGGCACGCGTTACGTCGTTTCGTTCCCCTTGCTGACGTGGCGGAAGCTGATTGGTTGGTAGCTTTCCCGCTTCCCCTAGCGTCATCATTACAGACGTAGGGTTTGGTGAAGCGTTGCTTCC contains:
- the LOC130723427 gene encoding hydroxycinnamoyl-CoA:piscidic acid hydroxycinnamoyltransferase-like, producing MVTISASHTVPPNQPTPHCHLWLSDMDQVSRQRHTPLVYIYKAKHDQYCIERMKDSLSKILVHYYPVAGRFSFTENGRMEINCNAKGVILLEAETEKTMADFGDFSPSDSTKELVPTIDYNHPIEELPLLAVQLTRFNGGEGGLAVGVAWVHTLSDGLGCTRFFNSWAKIARGDTLEPHEMPFLDRTLLKFSHTPLAPRFEHKELKPLPLILGSSDDCSAKKSKKVTTALFRLTSEQVEKLKKEANGDIPEGSRPYSRFEVIGAHIWRCASKAGAFDQNQPSVIRFNAENRGRMVPPLPRNYFGNALTQTAATGYVGEITSKPLSHVAQKIREAVEVVNDEYIRSQIDVIRCQKHLDDATALFSPFSGNQNPNLLFTSWMSMPMYEADFGKGKPVYFGLAYVSSHDRAYIFLSPDGDGSVIVSMFFQMSNMQLFKEFFYADISTFGGTTLPSRL